A stretch of the Treponema primitia ZAS-1 genome encodes the following:
- a CDS encoding glycoside hydrolase family 3 N-terminal domain-containing protein, with protein MRSLLYPMAFLLLISLPLCTAEETLPEGADPLRVRAGRIAAAMDDRTLAGQVLLTGLDGNGTLGEAMRSLLRDISPGGVMLFKMNLNMEKGRIPGFLKTVSDLAATSAFEHTDMEVMIPPFMAVDHEGGIVHRFVAGVERLPPPLSYWELAQKNGRDAALRAIEKDAVRSGTEIRALGINLNLAPVAEILNSENAAFLEDRSYGSDTAFVEAAAAAFVRGMGSAGVACVVKHFPGNSGTDPHQAASVLRDDRETLDKMVLPFVELIAKEQPAGIMVSHVLVNAWDDGVNASRSRAVVSVWLRENLGFRGIVLGDDFSMGAISAAGLREEDAVIEALNAGVDMVMTWPRSLGRVHRAILRALGDGRLKRERLEEAAARIIYEKIRYGLME; from the coding sequence ATGCGTTCCCTATTGTACCCCATGGCTTTTCTCCTGCTGATCAGCCTCCCCCTATGTACCGCCGAAGAGACCCTCCCGGAAGGGGCTGATCCGCTCCGTGTACGGGCCGGGCGGATTGCGGCGGCCATGGACGACCGTACTTTGGCAGGCCAGGTTCTGCTTACGGGGCTGGACGGGAACGGAACCCTGGGGGAGGCCATGAGGTCCCTGCTTCGGGATATTTCTCCCGGGGGGGTCATGCTTTTTAAAATGAACCTCAATATGGAGAAGGGGCGTATTCCCGGTTTTCTCAAAACCGTATCGGACTTGGCGGCGACAAGCGCCTTTGAGCATACCGATATGGAAGTAATGATACCTCCCTTCATGGCGGTGGATCATGAGGGGGGCATTGTACACCGCTTCGTCGCCGGAGTGGAGCGGCTGCCCCCGCCCCTTTCCTATTGGGAGCTGGCGCAGAAAAACGGGCGGGACGCCGCGCTCCGGGCTATTGAAAAAGATGCCGTCCGCTCGGGCACTGAAATCCGCGCCCTGGGAATAAATCTGAACCTTGCGCCCGTGGCAGAAATACTGAACAGCGAAAACGCAGCCTTCCTGGAGGATCGCTCCTACGGTTCCGACACCGCCTTTGTGGAAGCCGCCGCCGCTGCCTTTGTTCGGGGTATGGGTTCCGCCGGGGTGGCCTGCGTGGTAAAACACTTCCCCGGTAATTCCGGGACAGACCCCCACCAGGCAGCTTCGGTGCTAAGAGATGATAGGGAAACCCTGGACAAAATGGTCCTGCCCTTTGTGGAGCTTATTGCAAAGGAGCAGCCCGCAGGTATCATGGTTTCCCATGTGCTGGTAAACGCCTGGGATGATGGGGTAAATGCCAGCCGTTCCAGGGCGGTAGTATCGGTATGGCTCCGGGAAAACCTGGGTTTCCGGGGCATAGTCCTGGGGGATGACTTTTCCATGGGGGCCATAAGCGCCGCCGGCCTGCGGGAAGAGGATGCGGTAATCGAAGCCCTGAACGCCGGGGTAGATATGGTGATGACCTGGCCGCGGAGCCTGGGACGGGTCCACCGGGCCATCCTGCGCGCCCTGGGGGATGGCCGCCTTAAACGGGAACGGCTTGAGGAAGCAGCGGCCCGCATTATATATGAAAAGATCCGTTATGGACTTATGGAGTGA
- a CDS encoding aldo/keto reductase, producing MRTINLGTSGLQVPVIAIGCMRIDSVEKKDAEKLIKTALDKGANFFDHADVYQDGKCEKIFAEAIGMNASVREKIILQSKCGIRRGVAFDFSKNHILKSVDGILKRLKTDYLDVLLLHRPDLLVDPEEVAEAFGILHTTGKVRNFGVSNQNPTQIQLLQKFVKQPIVANQLQFSLAHASMISSGLHVNMGDDTAINRDGGILDFCRLKDITIQAWSPFQKGFFGGVFLGDSEYAKLNTKIDKIAKKYEVTNTTIALAWILRHPAKIQPVTGTWNVNRIKDCIKAADITLSKEEWYELYLAAGNDLP from the coding sequence ATGAGAACCATCAACTTGGGTACCTCCGGTTTACAAGTACCGGTTATTGCTATTGGCTGTATGCGCATCGATTCCGTTGAAAAAAAGGATGCCGAAAAGCTGATTAAAACAGCCCTGGATAAGGGGGCCAACTTCTTTGACCATGCGGACGTCTACCAGGACGGCAAATGCGAAAAGATCTTTGCAGAGGCAATCGGCATGAACGCCTCGGTCAGGGAAAAAATCATTCTTCAGAGCAAATGCGGAATCCGTAGGGGAGTCGCCTTTGATTTTTCCAAGAACCATATCCTCAAGTCTGTGGATGGAATCCTAAAGCGGCTTAAAACCGATTACCTCGACGTGCTGCTGCTCCACCGCCCGGATCTCCTGGTTGATCCTGAAGAAGTGGCCGAAGCTTTCGGGATACTTCATACCACCGGTAAAGTTCGGAATTTTGGGGTATCTAACCAGAACCCCACGCAAATTCAGCTCCTGCAGAAATTCGTGAAACAGCCCATCGTGGCTAACCAGCTCCAGTTCAGCCTTGCCCACGCCTCCATGATCTCGTCGGGCCTCCATGTAAATATGGGCGATGATACAGCGATAAACCGGGATGGGGGCATTCTGGACTTCTGCCGCCTCAAGGATATCACCATCCAGGCCTGGTCTCCCTTCCAGAAGGGCTTCTTCGGCGGGGTCTTCCTGGGGGACAGCGAATATGCAAAACTGAACACCAAGATTGATAAGATCGCCAAAAAATACGAAGTAACCAATACCACCATAGCCCTGGCATGGATACTCCGGCATCCCGCCAAAATCCAACCCGTCACCGGAACCTGGAATGTGAATCGTATCAAGGATTGCATCAAAGCGGCGGATATCACCCTTTCCAAAGAGGAATGGTACGAGCTCTATCTGGCGGCGGGAAACGATCTGCCCTAA
- a CDS encoding RluA family pseudouridine synthase: protein MDNKINEERIIYSNDQCMVINKLPGEAAEGAAKGMADLPQILTKQFGGSFTAVQRLDVPVSGCALFARTPKALSFLNAAFTADRVQKYYWAIVEMPPPDLTLAPAGELVHWLEMDTRQNKSIAFAEKAPEGSQRSSPRKQAILRYRIIGKGTNYLFMEIELVTGRHHQIRAQLAALGLHIKGDLKYGARRSEKAGGIRLHARSLRFPAPGSSAKLPDEFIQVTATPPLRDRLWEDFEAAAMAPETSPPVAVSPVPPQAPSDCA, encoded by the coding sequence ATGGACAACAAAATAAACGAAGAGCGAATTATCTACTCAAACGATCAGTGCATGGTGATAAACAAACTGCCCGGAGAAGCCGCCGAAGGCGCCGCTAAGGGGATGGCGGACCTGCCCCAAATTCTAACGAAGCAATTCGGCGGCTCCTTTACGGCGGTACAGCGGCTTGATGTCCCGGTCTCAGGCTGCGCCCTCTTCGCCCGTACCCCTAAGGCCCTGTCTTTTCTCAACGCCGCATTCACCGCCGACCGGGTGCAGAAATACTACTGGGCCATTGTGGAGATGCCGCCCCCAGACCTGACCCTGGCGCCGGCCGGGGAACTGGTCCACTGGCTTGAGATGGATACTCGCCAGAACAAAAGCATCGCCTTTGCCGAAAAAGCGCCGGAGGGCTCGCAACGAAGCTCCCCGCGCAAACAAGCCATACTCCGGTATCGGATTATCGGAAAGGGAACCAATTATCTTTTTATGGAGATAGAACTGGTCACCGGCCGTCACCACCAGATCCGGGCTCAACTGGCCGCACTGGGACTCCACATCAAGGGGGATCTCAAGTACGGCGCCCGGCGCAGTGAAAAGGCCGGTGGTATACGCCTCCACGCACGATCACTGCGCTTCCCCGCGCCCGGTTCTTCCGCAAAGCTTCCCGATGAATTTATCCAGGTTACCGCAACCCCGCCCCTGCGGGACCGGCTCTGGGAGGACTTTGAAGCCGCTGCTATGGCCCCAGAAACTTCCCCACCAGTGGCCGTTTCCCCAGTTCCGCCTCAAGCGCCCTCTGACTGTGCATAA
- a CDS encoding leucine-rich repeat domain-containing protein: MRRIALVCLFPLVCFFVAAQNLEDFEYDFELYDDQAEPETEMVEEPSQVSSGRSSGDFGFVIHGDRVTITAYSGDAAEIVIPAEIQGMPVTAIGYKAFADNQLIGVEIPGTVTAILYKAFENNRLAWVILGEGLTVIRDSAFANNQLGGVLIPDSVTVIGDHAFENNRITNVIFGKRIDEIGSLAFAGNRLRSVIIPDSINSLGDDVFGDTPLRYAYSGMVMHSQRALEAELGKRPLVGKFLGP; the protein is encoded by the coding sequence ATGCGCCGGATAGCATTGGTTTGTCTTTTTCCCCTGGTTTGTTTCTTCGTTGCGGCCCAAAATTTGGAAGATTTTGAGTATGATTTTGAACTGTACGATGACCAGGCGGAACCTGAAACAGAAATGGTTGAAGAACCCTCCCAGGTATCCTCCGGTAGGAGTTCCGGGGATTTTGGTTTTGTTATTCATGGAGATAGGGTAACCATTACCGCTTATTCCGGAGATGCTGCGGAAATTGTCATCCCCGCAGAGATCCAGGGTATGCCGGTTACTGCCATCGGATACAAGGCCTTTGCCGACAACCAGCTTATTGGTGTAGAAATTCCCGGCACCGTTACGGCGATTTTGTATAAGGCCTTTGAAAATAACCGGCTCGCCTGGGTAATACTCGGCGAAGGGCTTACGGTCATCAGGGACTCCGCCTTTGCCAACAACCAACTCGGCGGGGTACTCATTCCCGACAGCGTTACGGTTATTGGGGATCACGCCTTTGAAAACAACCGGATTACCAATGTGATTTTCGGTAAGCGCATAGATGAAATCGGCAGCCTGGCCTTTGCGGGTAACCGGCTCCGGAGTGTGATTATTCCTGACAGTATTAATTCCCTGGGGGATGATGTCTTTGGGGATACGCCCCTGCGGTACGCCTACAGCGGAATGGTTATGCACAGTCAGAGGGCGCTTGAGGCGGAACTGGGGAAACGGCCACTGGTGGGGAAGTTTCTGGGGCCATAG